The Rhodococcus triatomae genome includes a window with the following:
- a CDS encoding DUF6069 family protein, whose translation MSENRVASATVGHAISAGTASQQVTAPSPSLGRWQTVVIAVVGATVVNLVVWALGHLVGASFEIQDGGAVHTVDAMGVASSSAVPMAVGIGLAALLSLWKAWPLRVAQAVGAVFALATIAGSVSADTDGATMAALSVMHVVVALFVVGTLELLHRRVSEPAEQ comes from the coding sequence ATGTCGGAGAACCGGGTCGCATCTGCGACCGTCGGACACGCAATCTCGGCCGGTACCGCATCGCAGCAGGTCACCGCACCGTCACCGAGCCTGGGCAGGTGGCAGACCGTGGTGATCGCCGTCGTCGGCGCCACCGTCGTCAACCTCGTCGTGTGGGCACTCGGCCACCTGGTCGGGGCGTCGTTCGAGATTCAGGACGGCGGCGCCGTCCACACCGTGGACGCGATGGGGGTGGCCTCGTCGAGCGCGGTGCCCATGGCCGTCGGCATCGGACTCGCGGCACTCCTGTCGCTGTGGAAGGCGTGGCCGCTGCGGGTGGCGCAGGCGGTCGGTGCCGTGTTCGCGTTGGCGACCATCGCCGGGTCCGTCTCGGCGGACACCGACGGTGCCACGATGGCGGCACTGAGCGTCATGCACGTGGTGGTGGCCCTGTTCGTGGTAGGCACGCTGGAACTGCTGCACCGCCGGGTGAGTGAGCCCGCCGAACAGTGA
- a CDS encoding CE1759 family FMN reductase produces MSNETRLKLVVVNAGTSDPSSSRMLGNAIAEKTRALASSAGEDVEVHVIELRPLAGDIANAIVSGFPGGTLQEAIDLLAGADGLVVTTPVYKAGVSGLFKSFVDVLDNDLLLAVPVALAATAGTSRHALVPDDQMRPLFAYMRALTVPTSVFAAPEDWGKSALSERIERVAGELVALMRARVHRSILDESWNRYQHQFGGNASRAEKNTDDIVLDTDMMRLAAGG; encoded by the coding sequence ATGAGCAACGAGACCCGACTGAAGCTCGTGGTGGTCAACGCGGGGACCAGCGACCCCTCCTCGTCCCGCATGCTCGGCAATGCGATTGCGGAGAAGACCCGCGCACTCGCCTCCTCGGCGGGCGAGGACGTCGAGGTGCACGTGATCGAACTCCGTCCGCTCGCCGGTGACATCGCGAATGCGATCGTCTCCGGGTTCCCCGGAGGCACGTTGCAGGAGGCGATCGATCTCCTCGCCGGAGCCGACGGGCTCGTGGTGACCACACCCGTCTACAAGGCGGGAGTGAGCGGACTCTTCAAGTCGTTCGTCGACGTCCTCGACAACGACCTGCTGCTCGCGGTTCCCGTGGCGCTGGCCGCGACGGCCGGAACCTCCCGGCACGCACTGGTCCCCGACGACCAGATGCGGCCGCTGTTCGCCTACATGCGAGCGTTGACGGTACCGACCTCGGTGTTCGCGGCGCCCGAGGACTGGGGGAAGTCCGCACTGTCCGAACGGATCGAGCGGGTCGCCGGCGAACTCGTCGCACTGATGCGGGCTCGGGTGCATCGCAGCATCCTCGACGAATCGTGGAACCGGTACCAGCATCAGTTCGGCGGCAACGCTTCCCGTGCGGAGAAGAACACCGACGACATCGTGCTCGACACGGACATGATGCGGCTCGCAGCCGGGGGTTGA